A single region of the Etheostoma cragini isolate CJK2018 chromosome 3, CSU_Ecrag_1.0, whole genome shotgun sequence genome encodes:
- the numbl gene encoding numb-like protein isoform X4: MNKLRQSLRRKKPTYVPEASRPHQWQADEEAVRKGKCNFPVRYLGLVEVEESRGMHVCEDAVKKLKVSGKKTVKAVLWVSADGLRVVDDKTKDLIVDQTIEKVSFCAPDRNYDKAFSYICRDGTTRRWMCHCFMALKDSGERLSHAVGCAFAACLERKQRREKECGVTASFDASRTSFVREGSFRTNPSCQQSSSSDRDDKLQDKKKDQPSAIPALPPGAASPPEGAASPMERPEPGGPHAIPRRHAPIEQLVRQGSFRGFPALSQKNSPFKRQLSLRLNDLPSTLQRKTDFQDKNPVPEMDMGLPDEGDCSINALCSQINTSFTNPSEELFSNPTLSVNGPPTCTVPPALPPPPAPVQGTSSWAQPEPPLHSPPPVSVAMQMQMQMQSGHRRTPSEAERWLEEVSKAVKAQQTPPPGPTIPTIPGPPSMSCQQMSNQTVISAVPVSTVPMSLGTMSKPHHSGPSSLSGQAPMPLPPMVISSIPLIPGPPLSGPPMSLPSMSIPTMSGPSMSGAPMIQSSLSGPPGSIPSSMQPFPMAFDTTPAPVGMFTSQPVQPAFVPMQTYMPGLASSMTYPNASMPVVGITPSQMVANVFCTATSSSGAGGAMGSALGGPKVGTLGAAGQHHSYPGVASAVGHPGGFSSPAFSPTPTLSTAINGLPPHSSAMALQNGNSNSGRNGGSSSSSWPPEGSQLTALAPSDSQDDDRFEAKWAALEAKPASQQPGNKAPAAAANPFSNNLQKTFEIEL; this comes from the exons ATGAACAAGCTTCGTCAGAGCCTGAGGAGGAAGAAGCCCACCTACGTGCCAGAGGCCAGCAGACCGCATCAGTGGCAGGCTGACGAGGAGGCTGTACGTAAGGGCAAATGCAACTTCCCTGTTCGG TACCTGGGGTTGGTCGAGGTGGAGGAGTCGAGAGGAATGCACGTGTGCGAGGATGCAGTGAAGAAGCTAAAAGTT AGTGGGAAAAAGACAGTCAAGGCAGTATTGTGGGTTTCAGCAGATGGACTCAGGGTGGTGGATGACAAAACTAAG gaCCTTATTGTAGACCAGACCATAGAGAAGGTCTCATTCTGCGCCCCCGATCGTAACTATGACAAGGCCTTCTCCTACATCTGCAGAGACGGTACTACCAGACGGTGGATGTGCCATTGTTTCATGGCTCTCAAAGACTCG GGGGAGAGACTTAGCCATGCAGTTGGCTGTGCCTTTGCCGCCTGTCTGGAGAGGAAGCAGCGCAGGGAGAAGGAGTGCGGCGTGACGGCTTCCTTCGATGCCAGTCGAACCTCATTTGTGCGTGAGGGCTCCTTCCGCACTAACCCTTCCTgccagcagagcagcagcagcgacaGAGATGACAAGCTGCAGGACAAGAAGAAAG ACCAACCTTCTGCCATCCCAGCCCTCCCACCTGGGGCCGCCTCCCCACCCGAGGGTGCAGCCTCCCCCATGGAGCGACCAGAGCCTGGCGGGCCTCACGCAATCCCTCGCCGCCACGCGCCCATCGAGCAGCTGGTGCGCCAAGGCTCGTTCCGGGGATTCCCCGCCCTCAGCCAGAAGAACTCTCCCTTCAAGAGGCAGCTGTCACTCCGCCTCAACGACCTGCCATCCACACTCCAACGCAAAACCGACTTCCAGGACAAGAACCCTG TACCAGAGATGGATATGGGGTTGCCAGATGAGGGAGACTGCAGTATCAACGCCCTGTGTAGCCAGATCAACACCTCCTTCACCAATCCATCGGAAGAGCTGTTCTCCAACCCCACTTTGTCTGTAAATGGCCCTCCAACCTGCACTGTCCCCCCTGCCCTGCCTCCGCCACCTGCACCAGTGCAAG GTACCTCTTCCTGGGCGCAGCCCGAGCCTCCActccactctcctcctcctgtttctgTGGCAATGCAGATGCAGATGCAGATGCAGAGTGGACACAGACGCACACCCTCCGAGGCTGAGAGATGGTTGGAGGAGGTCTCTAAGGCTGTCAAGGCTCAACAAACCCCTCCTCCAGGCCCCACCATCCCCACCATCCCTGGACCACCCTCCATGTCGTGTCAGCAGATGTCAAATCAGACAGTCATCTCAGCCGTCCCAGTGTCCACTGTACCCATGTCCCTTGGCACCATGTCCAAACCTCACCACTCAGgcccctcttctctctcaggTCAGGCGCCGATGCCCCTCCCACCCATGGTAATATCATCAATTCCTCTAATACCAGGCCCTCCATTGTCAGGTCCTCCTATGTCACTACCTTCCATGTCCATTCCCACAATGTCTGGCCCGAGCATGTCTGGGGCCCCTATGATCCAGTCCTCCCTTTCTGGGCCTCCAGGCTCTATTCCAAGCTCAATGCAACCATTCCCCATGGCTTTTGATACCACTCCAGCTCCTGTGGGAATGTTCACCAGCCAGCCTGTCCAGCCGGCATTTGTGCCCATGCAGACCTACATGCCAGGCCTGGCCAGCAGTATGACATATCCTAATGCCAGCATGCCTGTGGTAGGCATCACACCATCGCAAATGGTAGCTAATGTCTTCTGCACTGCTACAAGCTCATCCGGCGCAGGTGGAGCCATGGGCTCGGCACTAGGAGGACCCAAAGTCGGGACACTTGGAGCAGCCGGGCAGCACCATTCTTACCCAGGTGTAGCTAGTGCAGTCGGACACCCTGGAGGGTTTTCCTCACCGGCATTCTCTCCCACTCCAACATTATCAACAGCCATTAATGGCCTCCCCCCGCACAGCAGCGCCATGGCCCTACAGAATGGAAACTCCAACAGTGGCAGGAATGGTGGCAGCAGTAGTAGCAGCTGGCCGCCGGAGGGCAGCCAGTTAACAGCTCTGGCTCCCAGCGATTCCCAAGACGATGATCGTTTTGAGGCCAAGTGGGCAGCATTGGAGGCCAAACCAGCATCTCAGCAGCCTGGGAACAAGGCACCAGCTGCAGCAGCCAACCCATTTTCAAACAATCTTCAAAAGACTTTTGAGATAGAGCTTTAA
- the numbl gene encoding numb-like protein isoform X1 → MDITYLQCICAFSQPAIARMPTHGTTTGTREHVTPEMNKLRQSLRRKKPTYVPEASRPHQWQADEEAVRKGKCNFPVRYLGLVEVEESRGMHVCEDAVKKLKVSGKKTVKAVLWVSADGLRVVDDKTKDLIVDQTIEKVSFCAPDRNYDKAFSYICRDGTTRRWMCHCFMALKDSGERLSHAVGCAFAACLERKQRREKECGVTASFDASRTSFVREGSFRTNPSCQQSSSSDRDDKLQDKKKDQPSAIPALPPGAASPPEGAASPMERPEPGGPHAIPRRHAPIEQLVRQGSFRGFPALSQKNSPFKRQLSLRLNDLPSTLQRKTDFQDKNPVPEMDMGLPDEGDCSINALCSQINTSFTNPSEELFSNPTLSVNGPPTCTVPPALPPPPAPVQGTSSWAQPEPPLHSPPPVSVAMQMQMQMQSGHRRTPSEAERWLEEVSKAVKAQQTPPPGPTIPTIPGPPSMSCQQMSNQTVISAVPVSTVPMSLGTMSKPHHSGPSSLSGQAPMPLPPMVISSIPLIPGPPLSGPPMSLPSMSIPTMSGPSMSGAPMIQSSLSGPPGSIPSSMQPFPMAFDTTPAPVGMFTSQPVQPAFVPMQTYMPGLASSMTYPNASMPVVGITPSQMVANVFCTATSSSGAGGAMGSALGGPKVGTLGAAGQHHSYPGVASAVGHPGGFSSPAFSPTPTLSTAINGLPPHSSAMALQNGNSNSGRNGGSSSSSWPPEGSQLTALAPSDSQDDDRFEAKWAALEAKPASQQPGNKAPAAAANPFSNNLQKTFEIEL, encoded by the exons ATGGACATTACATATCTTCAGTGTATTTGTGCGTTTTCACAACCTGCTATAGCCAGGATGCCGACTCATGGGACAACCACAGG TACCAGGGAGCACGTGACCCCGGAGATGAACAAGCTTCGTCAGAGCCTGAGGAGGAAGAAGCCCACCTACGTGCCAGAGGCCAGCAGACCGCATCAGTGGCAGGCTGACGAGGAGGCTGTACGTAAGGGCAAATGCAACTTCCCTGTTCGG TACCTGGGGTTGGTCGAGGTGGAGGAGTCGAGAGGAATGCACGTGTGCGAGGATGCAGTGAAGAAGCTAAAAGTT AGTGGGAAAAAGACAGTCAAGGCAGTATTGTGGGTTTCAGCAGATGGACTCAGGGTGGTGGATGACAAAACTAAG gaCCTTATTGTAGACCAGACCATAGAGAAGGTCTCATTCTGCGCCCCCGATCGTAACTATGACAAGGCCTTCTCCTACATCTGCAGAGACGGTACTACCAGACGGTGGATGTGCCATTGTTTCATGGCTCTCAAAGACTCG GGGGAGAGACTTAGCCATGCAGTTGGCTGTGCCTTTGCCGCCTGTCTGGAGAGGAAGCAGCGCAGGGAGAAGGAGTGCGGCGTGACGGCTTCCTTCGATGCCAGTCGAACCTCATTTGTGCGTGAGGGCTCCTTCCGCACTAACCCTTCCTgccagcagagcagcagcagcgacaGAGATGACAAGCTGCAGGACAAGAAGAAAG ACCAACCTTCTGCCATCCCAGCCCTCCCACCTGGGGCCGCCTCCCCACCCGAGGGTGCAGCCTCCCCCATGGAGCGACCAGAGCCTGGCGGGCCTCACGCAATCCCTCGCCGCCACGCGCCCATCGAGCAGCTGGTGCGCCAAGGCTCGTTCCGGGGATTCCCCGCCCTCAGCCAGAAGAACTCTCCCTTCAAGAGGCAGCTGTCACTCCGCCTCAACGACCTGCCATCCACACTCCAACGCAAAACCGACTTCCAGGACAAGAACCCTG TACCAGAGATGGATATGGGGTTGCCAGATGAGGGAGACTGCAGTATCAACGCCCTGTGTAGCCAGATCAACACCTCCTTCACCAATCCATCGGAAGAGCTGTTCTCCAACCCCACTTTGTCTGTAAATGGCCCTCCAACCTGCACTGTCCCCCCTGCCCTGCCTCCGCCACCTGCACCAGTGCAAG GTACCTCTTCCTGGGCGCAGCCCGAGCCTCCActccactctcctcctcctgtttctgTGGCAATGCAGATGCAGATGCAGATGCAGAGTGGACACAGACGCACACCCTCCGAGGCTGAGAGATGGTTGGAGGAGGTCTCTAAGGCTGTCAAGGCTCAACAAACCCCTCCTCCAGGCCCCACCATCCCCACCATCCCTGGACCACCCTCCATGTCGTGTCAGCAGATGTCAAATCAGACAGTCATCTCAGCCGTCCCAGTGTCCACTGTACCCATGTCCCTTGGCACCATGTCCAAACCTCACCACTCAGgcccctcttctctctcaggTCAGGCGCCGATGCCCCTCCCACCCATGGTAATATCATCAATTCCTCTAATACCAGGCCCTCCATTGTCAGGTCCTCCTATGTCACTACCTTCCATGTCCATTCCCACAATGTCTGGCCCGAGCATGTCTGGGGCCCCTATGATCCAGTCCTCCCTTTCTGGGCCTCCAGGCTCTATTCCAAGCTCAATGCAACCATTCCCCATGGCTTTTGATACCACTCCAGCTCCTGTGGGAATGTTCACCAGCCAGCCTGTCCAGCCGGCATTTGTGCCCATGCAGACCTACATGCCAGGCCTGGCCAGCAGTATGACATATCCTAATGCCAGCATGCCTGTGGTAGGCATCACACCATCGCAAATGGTAGCTAATGTCTTCTGCACTGCTACAAGCTCATCCGGCGCAGGTGGAGCCATGGGCTCGGCACTAGGAGGACCCAAAGTCGGGACACTTGGAGCAGCCGGGCAGCACCATTCTTACCCAGGTGTAGCTAGTGCAGTCGGACACCCTGGAGGGTTTTCCTCACCGGCATTCTCTCCCACTCCAACATTATCAACAGCCATTAATGGCCTCCCCCCGCACAGCAGCGCCATGGCCCTACAGAATGGAAACTCCAACAGTGGCAGGAATGGTGGCAGCAGTAGTAGCAGCTGGCCGCCGGAGGGCAGCCAGTTAACAGCTCTGGCTCCCAGCGATTCCCAAGACGATGATCGTTTTGAGGCCAAGTGGGCAGCATTGGAGGCCAAACCAGCATCTCAGCAGCCTGGGAACAAGGCACCAGCTGCAGCAGCCAACCCATTTTCAAACAATCTTCAAAAGACTTTTGAGATAGAGCTTTAA
- the numbl gene encoding numb-like protein isoform X2 yields the protein MDITYLQCICAFSQPAIARMPTHGTTTGTREHVTPEMNKLRQSLRRKKPTYVPEASRPHQWQADEEAVRKGKCNFPVRYLGLVEVEESRGMHVCEDAVKKLKVSGKKTVKAVLWVSADGLRVVDDKTKDLIVDQTIEKVSFCAPDRNYDKAFSYICRDGTTRRWMCHCFMALKDSGERLSHAVGCAFAACLERKQRREKECGVTASFDASRTSFVREGSFRTNPSCQQSSSSDRDDKLQDKKKDQPSAIPALPPGAASPPEGAASPMERPEPGGPHAIPRRHAPIEQLVRQGSFRGFPALSQKNSPFKRQLSLRLNDLPSTLQRKTDFQDKNPEMDMGLPDEGDCSINALCSQINTSFTNPSEELFSNPTLSVNGPPTCTVPPALPPPPAPVQGTSSWAQPEPPLHSPPPVSVAMQMQMQMQSGHRRTPSEAERWLEEVSKAVKAQQTPPPGPTIPTIPGPPSMSCQQMSNQTVISAVPVSTVPMSLGTMSKPHHSGPSSLSGQAPMPLPPMVISSIPLIPGPPLSGPPMSLPSMSIPTMSGPSMSGAPMIQSSLSGPPGSIPSSMQPFPMAFDTTPAPVGMFTSQPVQPAFVPMQTYMPGLASSMTYPNASMPVVGITPSQMVANVFCTATSSSGAGGAMGSALGGPKVGTLGAAGQHHSYPGVASAVGHPGGFSSPAFSPTPTLSTAINGLPPHSSAMALQNGNSNSGRNGGSSSSSWPPEGSQLTALAPSDSQDDDRFEAKWAALEAKPASQQPGNKAPAAAANPFSNNLQKTFEIEL from the exons ATGGACATTACATATCTTCAGTGTATTTGTGCGTTTTCACAACCTGCTATAGCCAGGATGCCGACTCATGGGACAACCACAGG TACCAGGGAGCACGTGACCCCGGAGATGAACAAGCTTCGTCAGAGCCTGAGGAGGAAGAAGCCCACCTACGTGCCAGAGGCCAGCAGACCGCATCAGTGGCAGGCTGACGAGGAGGCTGTACGTAAGGGCAAATGCAACTTCCCTGTTCGG TACCTGGGGTTGGTCGAGGTGGAGGAGTCGAGAGGAATGCACGTGTGCGAGGATGCAGTGAAGAAGCTAAAAGTT AGTGGGAAAAAGACAGTCAAGGCAGTATTGTGGGTTTCAGCAGATGGACTCAGGGTGGTGGATGACAAAACTAAG gaCCTTATTGTAGACCAGACCATAGAGAAGGTCTCATTCTGCGCCCCCGATCGTAACTATGACAAGGCCTTCTCCTACATCTGCAGAGACGGTACTACCAGACGGTGGATGTGCCATTGTTTCATGGCTCTCAAAGACTCG GGGGAGAGACTTAGCCATGCAGTTGGCTGTGCCTTTGCCGCCTGTCTGGAGAGGAAGCAGCGCAGGGAGAAGGAGTGCGGCGTGACGGCTTCCTTCGATGCCAGTCGAACCTCATTTGTGCGTGAGGGCTCCTTCCGCACTAACCCTTCCTgccagcagagcagcagcagcgacaGAGATGACAAGCTGCAGGACAAGAAGAAAG ACCAACCTTCTGCCATCCCAGCCCTCCCACCTGGGGCCGCCTCCCCACCCGAGGGTGCAGCCTCCCCCATGGAGCGACCAGAGCCTGGCGGGCCTCACGCAATCCCTCGCCGCCACGCGCCCATCGAGCAGCTGGTGCGCCAAGGCTCGTTCCGGGGATTCCCCGCCCTCAGCCAGAAGAACTCTCCCTTCAAGAGGCAGCTGTCACTCCGCCTCAACGACCTGCCATCCACACTCCAACGCAAAACCGACTTCCAGGACAAGAACCCTG AGATGGATATGGGGTTGCCAGATGAGGGAGACTGCAGTATCAACGCCCTGTGTAGCCAGATCAACACCTCCTTCACCAATCCATCGGAAGAGCTGTTCTCCAACCCCACTTTGTCTGTAAATGGCCCTCCAACCTGCACTGTCCCCCCTGCCCTGCCTCCGCCACCTGCACCAGTGCAAG GTACCTCTTCCTGGGCGCAGCCCGAGCCTCCActccactctcctcctcctgtttctgTGGCAATGCAGATGCAGATGCAGATGCAGAGTGGACACAGACGCACACCCTCCGAGGCTGAGAGATGGTTGGAGGAGGTCTCTAAGGCTGTCAAGGCTCAACAAACCCCTCCTCCAGGCCCCACCATCCCCACCATCCCTGGACCACCCTCCATGTCGTGTCAGCAGATGTCAAATCAGACAGTCATCTCAGCCGTCCCAGTGTCCACTGTACCCATGTCCCTTGGCACCATGTCCAAACCTCACCACTCAGgcccctcttctctctcaggTCAGGCGCCGATGCCCCTCCCACCCATGGTAATATCATCAATTCCTCTAATACCAGGCCCTCCATTGTCAGGTCCTCCTATGTCACTACCTTCCATGTCCATTCCCACAATGTCTGGCCCGAGCATGTCTGGGGCCCCTATGATCCAGTCCTCCCTTTCTGGGCCTCCAGGCTCTATTCCAAGCTCAATGCAACCATTCCCCATGGCTTTTGATACCACTCCAGCTCCTGTGGGAATGTTCACCAGCCAGCCTGTCCAGCCGGCATTTGTGCCCATGCAGACCTACATGCCAGGCCTGGCCAGCAGTATGACATATCCTAATGCCAGCATGCCTGTGGTAGGCATCACACCATCGCAAATGGTAGCTAATGTCTTCTGCACTGCTACAAGCTCATCCGGCGCAGGTGGAGCCATGGGCTCGGCACTAGGAGGACCCAAAGTCGGGACACTTGGAGCAGCCGGGCAGCACCATTCTTACCCAGGTGTAGCTAGTGCAGTCGGACACCCTGGAGGGTTTTCCTCACCGGCATTCTCTCCCACTCCAACATTATCAACAGCCATTAATGGCCTCCCCCCGCACAGCAGCGCCATGGCCCTACAGAATGGAAACTCCAACAGTGGCAGGAATGGTGGCAGCAGTAGTAGCAGCTGGCCGCCGGAGGGCAGCCAGTTAACAGCTCTGGCTCCCAGCGATTCCCAAGACGATGATCGTTTTGAGGCCAAGTGGGCAGCATTGGAGGCCAAACCAGCATCTCAGCAGCCTGGGAACAAGGCACCAGCTGCAGCAGCCAACCCATTTTCAAACAATCTTCAAAAGACTTTTGAGATAGAGCTTTAA
- the numbl gene encoding numb-like protein isoform X3 — MRSCSEMGEAIELSTREHVTPEMNKLRQSLRRKKPTYVPEASRPHQWQADEEAVRKGKCNFPVRYLGLVEVEESRGMHVCEDAVKKLKVSGKKTVKAVLWVSADGLRVVDDKTKDLIVDQTIEKVSFCAPDRNYDKAFSYICRDGTTRRWMCHCFMALKDSGERLSHAVGCAFAACLERKQRREKECGVTASFDASRTSFVREGSFRTNPSCQQSSSSDRDDKLQDKKKDQPSAIPALPPGAASPPEGAASPMERPEPGGPHAIPRRHAPIEQLVRQGSFRGFPALSQKNSPFKRQLSLRLNDLPSTLQRKTDFQDKNPVPEMDMGLPDEGDCSINALCSQINTSFTNPSEELFSNPTLSVNGPPTCTVPPALPPPPAPVQGTSSWAQPEPPLHSPPPVSVAMQMQMQMQSGHRRTPSEAERWLEEVSKAVKAQQTPPPGPTIPTIPGPPSMSCQQMSNQTVISAVPVSTVPMSLGTMSKPHHSGPSSLSGQAPMPLPPMVISSIPLIPGPPLSGPPMSLPSMSIPTMSGPSMSGAPMIQSSLSGPPGSIPSSMQPFPMAFDTTPAPVGMFTSQPVQPAFVPMQTYMPGLASSMTYPNASMPVVGITPSQMVANVFCTATSSSGAGGAMGSALGGPKVGTLGAAGQHHSYPGVASAVGHPGGFSSPAFSPTPTLSTAINGLPPHSSAMALQNGNSNSGRNGGSSSSSWPPEGSQLTALAPSDSQDDDRFEAKWAALEAKPASQQPGNKAPAAAANPFSNNLQKTFEIEL; from the exons ATGAGATCTTGTAGTGAGATGGGGGAGGCCATCGAACTCAG TACCAGGGAGCACGTGACCCCGGAGATGAACAAGCTTCGTCAGAGCCTGAGGAGGAAGAAGCCCACCTACGTGCCAGAGGCCAGCAGACCGCATCAGTGGCAGGCTGACGAGGAGGCTGTACGTAAGGGCAAATGCAACTTCCCTGTTCGG TACCTGGGGTTGGTCGAGGTGGAGGAGTCGAGAGGAATGCACGTGTGCGAGGATGCAGTGAAGAAGCTAAAAGTT AGTGGGAAAAAGACAGTCAAGGCAGTATTGTGGGTTTCAGCAGATGGACTCAGGGTGGTGGATGACAAAACTAAG gaCCTTATTGTAGACCAGACCATAGAGAAGGTCTCATTCTGCGCCCCCGATCGTAACTATGACAAGGCCTTCTCCTACATCTGCAGAGACGGTACTACCAGACGGTGGATGTGCCATTGTTTCATGGCTCTCAAAGACTCG GGGGAGAGACTTAGCCATGCAGTTGGCTGTGCCTTTGCCGCCTGTCTGGAGAGGAAGCAGCGCAGGGAGAAGGAGTGCGGCGTGACGGCTTCCTTCGATGCCAGTCGAACCTCATTTGTGCGTGAGGGCTCCTTCCGCACTAACCCTTCCTgccagcagagcagcagcagcgacaGAGATGACAAGCTGCAGGACAAGAAGAAAG ACCAACCTTCTGCCATCCCAGCCCTCCCACCTGGGGCCGCCTCCCCACCCGAGGGTGCAGCCTCCCCCATGGAGCGACCAGAGCCTGGCGGGCCTCACGCAATCCCTCGCCGCCACGCGCCCATCGAGCAGCTGGTGCGCCAAGGCTCGTTCCGGGGATTCCCCGCCCTCAGCCAGAAGAACTCTCCCTTCAAGAGGCAGCTGTCACTCCGCCTCAACGACCTGCCATCCACACTCCAACGCAAAACCGACTTCCAGGACAAGAACCCTG TACCAGAGATGGATATGGGGTTGCCAGATGAGGGAGACTGCAGTATCAACGCCCTGTGTAGCCAGATCAACACCTCCTTCACCAATCCATCGGAAGAGCTGTTCTCCAACCCCACTTTGTCTGTAAATGGCCCTCCAACCTGCACTGTCCCCCCTGCCCTGCCTCCGCCACCTGCACCAGTGCAAG GTACCTCTTCCTGGGCGCAGCCCGAGCCTCCActccactctcctcctcctgtttctgTGGCAATGCAGATGCAGATGCAGATGCAGAGTGGACACAGACGCACACCCTCCGAGGCTGAGAGATGGTTGGAGGAGGTCTCTAAGGCTGTCAAGGCTCAACAAACCCCTCCTCCAGGCCCCACCATCCCCACCATCCCTGGACCACCCTCCATGTCGTGTCAGCAGATGTCAAATCAGACAGTCATCTCAGCCGTCCCAGTGTCCACTGTACCCATGTCCCTTGGCACCATGTCCAAACCTCACCACTCAGgcccctcttctctctcaggTCAGGCGCCGATGCCCCTCCCACCCATGGTAATATCATCAATTCCTCTAATACCAGGCCCTCCATTGTCAGGTCCTCCTATGTCACTACCTTCCATGTCCATTCCCACAATGTCTGGCCCGAGCATGTCTGGGGCCCCTATGATCCAGTCCTCCCTTTCTGGGCCTCCAGGCTCTATTCCAAGCTCAATGCAACCATTCCCCATGGCTTTTGATACCACTCCAGCTCCTGTGGGAATGTTCACCAGCCAGCCTGTCCAGCCGGCATTTGTGCCCATGCAGACCTACATGCCAGGCCTGGCCAGCAGTATGACATATCCTAATGCCAGCATGCCTGTGGTAGGCATCACACCATCGCAAATGGTAGCTAATGTCTTCTGCACTGCTACAAGCTCATCCGGCGCAGGTGGAGCCATGGGCTCGGCACTAGGAGGACCCAAAGTCGGGACACTTGGAGCAGCCGGGCAGCACCATTCTTACCCAGGTGTAGCTAGTGCAGTCGGACACCCTGGAGGGTTTTCCTCACCGGCATTCTCTCCCACTCCAACATTATCAACAGCCATTAATGGCCTCCCCCCGCACAGCAGCGCCATGGCCCTACAGAATGGAAACTCCAACAGTGGCAGGAATGGTGGCAGCAGTAGTAGCAGCTGGCCGCCGGAGGGCAGCCAGTTAACAGCTCTGGCTCCCAGCGATTCCCAAGACGATGATCGTTTTGAGGCCAAGTGGGCAGCATTGGAGGCCAAACCAGCATCTCAGCAGCCTGGGAACAAGGCACCAGCTGCAGCAGCCAACCCATTTTCAAACAATCTTCAAAAGACTTTTGAGATAGAGCTTTAA